Proteins from a single region of Streptomyces spinoverrucosus:
- the panC gene encoding pantoate--beta-alanine ligase, with amino-acid sequence MSRRSFELVPTLADLTYVREHHAVPGRTAVVMTMGALHDGHATLVRTARGHVGRDGFVVVTVFVNPLQFGKGEDLDRYPRTLEADLKIAEQAGADVVFAPAVDEVYPGGEPQVRISAGPMGERLEGASRPGHFDGVLTVVAKLLHLTRPDVAFFGQKDAQQLAMIRRMVRDLNFGMEIVGVPTVREDDGLALSSRNRYLSPQERRTALALSRALFAGRDRHAAQEALRARAREVPSTRARAEALSAIGESRAAADAHAVAKAVPGGPSAVRAAARLVLDEAARLDPPLVLDYLALVDPDDFTEIDDDFTGEAVLAVAAKVGTTRLIDNIPLTFGAAS; translated from the coding sequence ATGAGCCGCCGGAGCTTCGAGCTCGTCCCCACCCTGGCCGACCTGACGTACGTGCGCGAACACCACGCCGTACCCGGTCGCACCGCCGTGGTGATGACGATGGGCGCCCTGCACGACGGCCACGCCACCCTCGTCCGCACCGCGCGCGGGCACGTCGGCCGGGACGGCTTCGTCGTCGTCACGGTCTTCGTCAACCCGCTGCAGTTCGGCAAGGGCGAGGACCTCGACCGCTACCCGCGCACTCTGGAGGCCGACCTCAAGATCGCCGAGCAGGCCGGCGCGGACGTGGTGTTCGCCCCCGCCGTGGACGAGGTCTACCCGGGCGGCGAGCCCCAGGTGCGCATCAGCGCGGGCCCCATGGGGGAGCGCCTGGAGGGCGCCTCCCGCCCCGGTCACTTCGACGGCGTGCTCACGGTCGTCGCCAAGCTGCTCCACCTCACCCGCCCCGACGTGGCGTTCTTCGGGCAGAAGGACGCCCAGCAGCTCGCCATGATCCGCCGCATGGTGCGGGACCTGAACTTCGGCATGGAGATCGTCGGCGTACCGACCGTGCGGGAGGACGACGGCCTTGCCCTGTCCAGCCGCAACCGCTACCTCTCGCCCCAGGAGCGGCGCACGGCGCTGGCGCTGTCCCGCGCGCTGTTCGCGGGCCGCGACCGGCACGCGGCGCAGGAGGCGTTGCGCGCGCGGGCCCGCGAGGTGCCGTCCACGCGCGCGCGTGCCGAGGCACTGAGCGCCATCGGCGAGTCCCGCGCCGCCGCCGACGCGCACGCGGTCGCCAAGGCGGTCCCCGGCGGCCCGTCCGCCGTACGCGCCGCCGCCCGCCTGGTCCTCGACGAGGCCGCCCGCCTGGACCCGCCCCTGGTGCTGGACTACCTGGCCCTGGTGGACCCCGACGACTTCACGGAGATCGACGACGACTTCACGGGAGAGGCCGTCCTCGCGGTCGCCGCCAAGGTCGGCACGACCCGGCTGATCGACAACATCCCCCTCACCTTCGGAGCCGCCTCGTGA
- a CDS encoding sensor histidine kinase, giving the protein MQRLYDFLRRHPTWVDGCWALVLFGISVVGGVVTQESTGTDLPALVVPVTVLLCVALTLRRRMPEKMLVLAAVVGVAQLALDVAPMPADFAMLVIVYTVAAVGARWASRFALVGGLCAAPMAQIRWPEFQTSVAGNIALAIFQTVPFALAWVLGDSIRTRRAYFAQLEERAARLEKEREAQSKVAVAAERARIARELHDVVAHNVSVMVVQADGAAYVLDSAPDQAKKALETISSTGRQALAEMRRLLGVLRTGEPQESGEYVPQPDVGQIEDLVEQCRTSGLPVDFKVEGTPRPLPSGVELTAYRIVQEALTNTRKHGGPNAGASVRLVYFDDGLGLLVEDDGKGAPHELYEEGGLDGQGHGLIGMRERVGMVGGTLDAGPRPGGGFRISALLPLKPAH; this is encoded by the coding sequence GTGCAGCGCCTCTACGACTTCCTCCGCCGACACCCGACATGGGTGGACGGCTGCTGGGCCCTCGTTCTGTTCGGGATCTCGGTGGTCGGCGGGGTGGTCACCCAGGAGAGCACCGGGACCGATCTCCCGGCTCTCGTGGTGCCGGTCACGGTCCTGCTGTGCGTGGCGCTGACGCTGCGCCGGCGGATGCCGGAGAAGATGCTGGTCCTGGCGGCCGTGGTGGGGGTGGCGCAGCTGGCGCTCGACGTGGCGCCGATGCCCGCCGACTTCGCGATGCTGGTGATCGTCTACACCGTGGCCGCGGTCGGGGCGCGCTGGGCCTCCCGGTTCGCGCTGGTCGGCGGCCTGTGCGCGGCGCCGATGGCGCAGATCCGCTGGCCGGAGTTCCAGACGAGCGTCGCGGGCAACATCGCGCTGGCGATCTTCCAGACGGTGCCGTTCGCCCTCGCCTGGGTGCTCGGCGACTCCATCCGCACCCGCCGCGCCTACTTCGCGCAGCTGGAGGAGCGTGCCGCCCGGCTCGAGAAGGAGCGCGAGGCGCAGTCCAAGGTCGCGGTCGCCGCCGAACGCGCCCGTATCGCGCGCGAGCTGCACGATGTCGTCGCGCACAACGTGTCCGTCATGGTGGTGCAGGCCGACGGCGCCGCCTACGTTCTCGACTCCGCGCCCGACCAGGCCAAGAAGGCCCTGGAGACCATCTCCTCCACCGGCCGTCAGGCCCTCGCCGAGATGCGCCGCCTGCTCGGCGTACTGCGCACCGGCGAGCCCCAGGAGAGCGGGGAGTACGTCCCGCAGCCCGACGTCGGGCAGATCGAGGACCTGGTCGAGCAGTGCCGGACCTCCGGACTGCCCGTCGACTTCAAGGTCGAGGGCACGCCGCGCCCGCTGCCCAGCGGCGTCGAGCTCACCGCGTACCGCATCGTGCAGGAGGCGCTCACCAACACCCGCAAGCACGGCGGGCCCAACGCGGGCGCGAGTGTGCGCCTGGTCTACTTCGACGACGGTCTCGGCCTGCTCGTCGAGGACGACGGCAAGGGCGCCCCGCACGAGCTGTACGAGGAGGGCGGCCTCGACGGGCAGGGGCACGGCCTGATCGGTATGCGCGAGCGGGTCGGCATGGTCGGCGGCACCCTGGACGCGGGGCCCCGCCCCGGCGGAGGATTCCGGATCAGTGCTCTGCTACCGCTCAAACCAGCGCACTGA
- a CDS encoding Rossmann-like and DUF2520 domain-containing protein, with product MSTSQQPDPRDRPARLTVGVVGAGRVGPALAASLQLAGHRPVAVSAVSDASRKRAALLLPDVPVVPPAEVFQRADLVLLTVPDDTLPGLVEGLATTGAVRPGQLLVHTSGRYGANVLEPALRAGGLPLALHPAMTFTGTPVDVQRLAGCSFGVTAPEELRLAAEALVIEMGGEPEWIAEENRPLYHAALALGANHLVTLVAQSMELLRTAGVAAPDRMLGPLLGAALDNALRSGDAALTGPVARGDAGTVAAHVTELRRHAPQAVAGYLAMARATADRALAHGLLKPELAEDLLGVLAADTTLPENGGDR from the coding sequence GTGAGTACAAGCCAACAGCCAGACCCCAGGGACCGCCCCGCGCGGCTCACCGTCGGCGTCGTCGGCGCCGGTCGTGTGGGCCCCGCCCTCGCCGCCTCACTCCAGCTCGCCGGGCACCGCCCGGTGGCCGTCTCCGCGGTCTCCGACGCCTCCCGGAAGCGGGCCGCGCTGCTGCTGCCCGACGTGCCGGTCGTCCCGCCCGCAGAGGTGTTCCAGCGCGCCGACCTGGTCCTGCTGACCGTCCCGGACGACACCCTGCCCGGCCTCGTGGAGGGCCTCGCCACCACCGGGGCGGTACGGCCGGGGCAGCTGCTGGTGCACACCTCCGGACGGTACGGCGCGAACGTCCTGGAGCCCGCTCTGCGCGCCGGCGGGCTGCCGCTGGCGCTGCACCCCGCGATGACGTTCACCGGGACACCCGTGGACGTCCAGCGCCTCGCAGGGTGCTCCTTCGGGGTCACCGCCCCCGAGGAACTGCGGCTGGCCGCCGAGGCGCTCGTCATCGAGATGGGCGGCGAGCCCGAGTGGATCGCCGAGGAGAACCGCCCGCTCTACCACGCGGCGCTCGCCCTGGGCGCCAACCACCTGGTGACGCTGGTCGCCCAGTCCATGGAGCTGCTGCGCACGGCCGGCGTCGCGGCCCCCGACCGGATGCTCGGACCGCTGCTCGGCGCCGCCCTCGACAACGCCCTGCGCTCCGGCGACGCTGCCCTGACCGGCCCCGTCGCGCGCGGGGACGCCGGTACGGTCGCCGCGCACGTCACGGAGCTGCGTCGGCATGCCCCGCAGGCCGTCGCCGGCTATCTGGCGATGGCGCGCGCGACCGCCGACCGGGCGCTGGCCCACGGGCTGCTGAAGCCGGAACTCGCCGAGGACCTGCTCGGGGTACTCGCCGCCGACACGACCCTGCCCGAGAACGGGGGAGACCGATGA
- a CDS encoding SAM-dependent methyltransferase, with protein sequence MEAALYGPGGFYRRPEGPAGHFRTSVHASPLFAEAVARLLRRVDEALGHPESLDFVDMAAGRGELVTGVLAALPADLAARTRAYAVEIADRPAGLDHRIEWLAECPKGVTGLLFANEWLDNVPVEVAEADPSGVWRLVLVREDGTERLGEPVSGAAAEWLARWWPGPDEEGLRAEIGLPRDTAWASVVARVERGLAVAVDYAHTADARPPFGTLTGFREGGETAPVPDGSCDLTAHVALDACALPGGRTLTQRHALHALGVAGARPPLTLATTDPAAYVRALASAGEAAELTAPGGLGDFGWLVQPVGIPDLLTG encoded by the coding sequence ATGGAGGCGGCGCTGTACGGCCCCGGCGGCTTCTATCGCAGGCCCGAGGGTCCCGCCGGGCACTTCCGTACGTCCGTGCACGCGTCGCCGCTGTTCGCCGAGGCGGTGGCGCGGCTGCTGCGCCGGGTCGACGAGGCGCTGGGCCACCCGGAATCCCTCGACTTCGTCGACATGGCGGCGGGGCGGGGCGAACTGGTCACCGGTGTGCTCGCCGCGCTGCCCGCCGACCTGGCCGCCCGCACGCGCGCGTACGCCGTCGAGATCGCCGACCGCCCGGCCGGCCTCGATCACCGCATCGAGTGGCTCGCCGAGTGCCCCAAGGGCGTCACGGGGCTGCTGTTCGCCAACGAGTGGCTGGACAACGTGCCCGTGGAGGTCGCCGAGGCGGACCCCTCAGGGGTGTGGCGGCTGGTGCTCGTACGGGAGGACGGGACCGAGCGGCTCGGGGAGCCGGTGTCCGGGGCGGCGGCCGAGTGGCTCGCGCGGTGGTGGCCGGGGCCGGACGAGGAAGGCCTGCGCGCGGAGATCGGGCTGCCCAGGGACACGGCGTGGGCGTCGGTCGTCGCGCGCGTCGAGCGGGGGCTGGCGGTCGCCGTGGACTACGCGCACACGGCGGACGCGCGGCCGCCCTTCGGGACGCTCACCGGCTTCCGGGAGGGGGGGGAGACAGCGCCCGTGCCGGACGGCTCGTGCGACCTCACGGCGCACGTCGCGCTGGACGCGTGCGCGCTGCCCGGGGGGCGCACACTGACCCAACGCCACGCCCTGCACGCCTTGGGGGTCGCGGGCGCACGCCCCCCGCTCACGCTGGCCACCACCGACCCCGCGGCCTACGTACGCGCCCTCGCGAGCGCCGGGGAGGCCGCCGAGCTGACGGCGCCGGGCGGGCTGGGGGACTTCGGGTGGCTGGTGCAGCCGGTTGGAATTCCGGACTTGCTGACCGGCTGA
- a CDS encoding AAA family ATPase has product MLLWINGPFGGGKTQTAHEIQRRLPGSVICDPEHAGFGLRRMLPPRLRGDFQDLVSWRQGVVEVLDLALTRHDGPVIAPMTVTDSGYFAETVGRLRELGHDVRHFTLLAERDTVLKRLRERSLGHLLQYVGGIGGKNAGPRRESWAVQQLDHCLERLREPEFAEHLWTDHSTVPKTADRIAVLAGLTLRPNNEGALRTRLRQARVGIRHIRFD; this is encoded by the coding sequence ATGCTCCTGTGGATCAACGGCCCCTTCGGGGGCGGCAAGACACAGACCGCACACGAGATACAGCGCCGGCTGCCCGGCAGCGTCATCTGCGACCCGGAACACGCGGGCTTCGGTCTGCGCCGCATGCTCCCGCCCCGGCTGCGGGGAGACTTCCAGGACCTGGTCTCCTGGCGGCAGGGCGTCGTCGAGGTCCTCGACCTCGCCCTCACCCGGCACGACGGCCCCGTCATCGCGCCGATGACGGTCACCGACTCCGGCTACTTCGCGGAGACCGTCGGGCGGCTTCGCGAACTCGGCCACGACGTACGCCACTTCACCCTCCTCGCGGAACGCGACACCGTCCTGAAACGGCTGCGGGAGCGGAGCCTTGGACACCTCCTTCAGTACGTCGGTGGGATCGGTGGGAAGAACGCCGGGCCGCGCAGGGAGAGTTGGGCGGTGCAGCAGCTGGACCACTGTCTGGAGCGGCTGCGCGAGCCGGAGTTCGCCGAGCACCTGTGGACCGACCACTCGACGGTGCCGAAGACGGCGGACCGGATCGCCGTGCTCGCCGGGCTGACCCTGCGGCCGAACAACGAGGGGGCGCTGCGGACGCGGCTGCGGCAGGCCCGGGTGGGGATCAGGCACATCCGGTTCGACTGA
- a CDS encoding DUF5937 family protein produces the protein MTVSIDIAGLPPERVAVVPSPLAELGMALHALSEPGHHPGLQGWVTSVTARLDSHLADRMCEADFLWRTTFSDLFMPFAGLPGRSTLPGATLAEDMDLLDKLSDEQFADAALEFTCTPDYDLPGSSVLADAGLRRRALDLAASRGPSQVRFTERLLGDPPRVRAWLRQFLQECDEAFFNDVWARVRHPLAADARHKTELLRHKGLGEALASVSSAVALAGDGSRIIVDKLGDGRTTTADGGLLLVPTSLGWPHLQVLHRYGWQPVLHYPVSSPELASPPSLEQLTLRMTALSHPLRMRICRHLARTAFTTSELATAYGVTAPEISRQLSVLKKAGLVTTRRRGRYVLHQLDVTVVARLGSDFLEGILR, from the coding sequence ATGACCGTGAGCATCGACATCGCGGGGCTGCCGCCGGAGAGGGTCGCCGTCGTGCCCTCGCCCCTCGCCGAGCTCGGCATGGCGTTGCACGCGCTGTCCGAGCCGGGGCACCATCCCGGCCTGCAGGGCTGGGTGACCAGCGTGACCGCCCGCCTCGACTCACATCTGGCCGACCGGATGTGCGAGGCCGACTTCCTGTGGCGGACGACGTTCTCGGACCTGTTCATGCCGTTCGCGGGCCTCCCGGGTCGCTCCACCCTGCCCGGGGCGACGCTCGCCGAGGACATGGACCTGCTGGACAAGCTGTCGGACGAGCAGTTCGCGGACGCGGCGCTGGAGTTCACCTGCACGCCCGACTACGACCTGCCGGGCAGCAGCGTCCTCGCCGACGCCGGCCTGCGCCGCCGCGCCCTCGACCTCGCGGCGTCGCGCGGACCGAGCCAGGTGCGGTTCACCGAGCGGCTGCTCGGCGATCCGCCACGCGTGCGTGCCTGGCTGCGGCAGTTCCTCCAGGAGTGCGACGAGGCGTTCTTCAACGACGTCTGGGCCAGGGTGCGCCACCCGCTCGCCGCGGACGCCCGGCACAAGACGGAACTCCTGCGGCACAAGGGCCTCGGCGAGGCACTGGCCTCCGTGTCCTCGGCCGTGGCACTGGCCGGGGACGGCTCCCGGATCATCGTCGACAAGCTGGGCGACGGGCGTACGACGACCGCTGACGGCGGGCTGCTGCTGGTACCGACGAGCCTCGGCTGGCCGCACCTCCAGGTGCTGCACCGGTACGGCTGGCAGCCGGTCCTGCACTACCCGGTGAGCTCCCCGGAGTTGGCCTCGCCACCGTCGCTCGAGCAGCTCACCCTGCGGATGACCGCCCTGTCCCACCCCCTGCGAATGCGCATCTGCCGCCATCTGGCCCGCACCGCGTTCACCACCAGCGAGCTCGCCACGGCGTACGGCGTGACCGCGCCGGAGATATCCCGGCAACTGAGCGTGCTGAAGAAGGCGGGCCTGGTCACCACGCGCCGCCGCGGGCGGTACGTCCTGCACCAGCTGGACGTGACGGTGGTGGCCCGCCTGGGCAGCGACTTCCTGGAGGGGATCCTGCGCTGA
- a CDS encoding response regulator, with the protein MTIRVMLVDDQVLLRTGFRMVLAAQPDMEVVAEAGDGVEALQVVRSTEVDVVLMDVRMPKLDGVEATRRICADPNPPKVLILTTFDLDEYAFSALKAGASGFMLKDVPPGELLAAIRSVHSGDAVVAPSTTRRLLDRFAPMLPSAGKEPQHKELERLTEREREVMVLVAQGLSNGEIAARLVLSEATVKTHVGRILTKLGLRDRVQVVVLAYETGLVRAGGHG; encoded by the coding sequence ATGACGATCCGCGTGATGCTCGTCGACGACCAGGTGCTGCTGCGCACCGGGTTCCGGATGGTGCTCGCCGCGCAACCGGACATGGAGGTCGTGGCCGAGGCGGGTGACGGCGTCGAGGCCCTGCAGGTGGTGCGCTCGACCGAGGTCGACGTGGTGCTCATGGACGTCCGTATGCCGAAGCTGGACGGCGTGGAGGCCACCCGCCGGATCTGCGCGGACCCCAACCCGCCGAAGGTGCTGATCCTGACCACCTTCGACCTCGACGAGTACGCCTTCTCCGCGCTCAAGGCGGGCGCCTCCGGCTTCATGCTCAAGGACGTGCCGCCCGGCGAGCTCCTCGCGGCCATCCGTTCCGTGCACAGCGGCGACGCCGTCGTCGCCCCCTCGACGACCCGGCGCCTGCTCGACCGGTTCGCGCCGATGCTGCCCAGTGCCGGCAAGGAACCGCAGCACAAGGAGCTGGAGCGGCTCACCGAGCGGGAGCGTGAGGTCATGGTGCTGGTCGCCCAGGGGCTGTCCAACGGGGAGATCGCGGCCCGGCTGGTGCTGTCCGAGGCGACCGTGAAGACGCACGTGGGCCGCATCCTGACCAAGCTCGGACTGCGGGACCGGGTGCAGGTGGTGGTCCTGGCATATGAGACGGGGCTCGTGCGGGCCGGGGGACACGGCTGA
- a CDS encoding threonine aldolase family protein, with the protein MAETLGQDSREPVVSVEAVSVEEQRKRRHERRKAAHRGARRVLARPGALATMRERLARLETAEELYDLDEPADLYGNGIVEALEAKVAGLLGTEAAAFFPTGTMAQQVALRCWAGRTGDPTVALHPLAHPEVHERHALTQVSGLRPVRLSSAPRLPTAAEIRDFEEPFGALMLELPLRDAGFVLPSWEELTEVVEAARERDAVVHFDGARLWETTVHFGRPLHEIAGLADSVYVSFYKSLDGFGGAALAGPRTLVEEAKTWRHRYGGQVFQQFPTVLSALAGLERELPRLPDYVRHARVVAAALREGFAAAGVPWARVHPEKPHTNEFQVWLPYEADVVAEAAVRQAEETGTLLFGRPWDAPGPGLAVTEIDVRAAGLEWTADEVKAAVAEFVSLLP; encoded by the coding sequence ATGGCTGAGACGCTGGGACAGGACTCGCGGGAACCGGTGGTGTCGGTCGAGGCGGTGTCGGTCGAAGAGCAGCGCAAGCGGCGCCACGAGCGGCGCAAGGCAGCGCATCGGGGCGCGCGGCGAGTGCTCGCGCGGCCCGGCGCGCTGGCGACGATGCGGGAGCGGCTGGCGCGGTTGGAGACCGCCGAGGAGCTGTACGACCTGGACGAGCCGGCGGACCTGTACGGCAACGGCATCGTGGAGGCCCTGGAGGCGAAGGTCGCCGGGCTGCTCGGCACCGAGGCCGCCGCGTTCTTTCCGACCGGCACGATGGCCCAGCAGGTCGCCCTGCGCTGCTGGGCGGGCCGCACCGGCGACCCGACCGTCGCCCTGCACCCGCTCGCCCACCCCGAAGTGCACGAACGCCACGCGCTCACGCAGGTCAGCGGCCTTCGCCCGGTCCGCCTGAGCAGTGCGCCGCGGCTGCCGACCGCCGCCGAGATCCGGGACTTCGAGGAGCCGTTCGGTGCGCTGATGCTGGAACTGCCCCTCAGGGACGCCGGTTTCGTCCTGCCCTCCTGGGAGGAGCTCACCGAGGTGGTGGAGGCGGCGCGGGAGCGCGACGCGGTGGTGCACTTCGACGGCGCGCGCCTGTGGGAGACCACCGTCCATTTCGGCCGTCCCCTGCACGAGATCGCCGGCCTCGCGGACAGCGTGTACGTGTCGTTCTACAAGTCCCTCGACGGCTTCGGCGGCGCCGCGCTCGCCGGTCCGCGAACGCTGGTGGAGGAGGCGAAGACCTGGCGGCACCGGTACGGCGGTCAGGTGTTCCAGCAGTTCCCGACCGTGCTGTCGGCACTGGCGGGGCTGGAGCGGGAGCTGCCCCGGCTCCCCGACTACGTACGGCACGCGCGCGTGGTGGCCGCCGCGCTGCGCGAGGGGTTCGCCGCGGCCGGCGTGCCCTGGGCGCGCGTCCATCCCGAGAAGCCGCACACCAACGAGTTCCAGGTCTGGCTGCCGTACGAGGCCGATGTCGTCGCCGAGGCGGCGGTCCGGCAGGCGGAGGAAACGGGGACCCTGCTCTTCGGCCGCCCTTGGGACGCCCCGGGCCCGGGCCTCGCCGTCACGGAGATCGACGTACGGGCCGCGGGCCTGGAGTGGACGGCGGACGAGGTGAAGGCGGCGGTCGCGGAGTTCGTGTCGCTGCTGCCGTAA
- a CDS encoding PH domain-containing protein, producing METGSPEGSGTMGPGMVTAEAEPAWTGLPPGLLRMRRLLLVVWLGALTLATGLLPGLLAGPAWAAFALLPAALMVWGWVLIGRNWRSWRYAERADDLLISRGVLWHTVTVVPYGRMQLVEVTSGPVERHFGLASVQLHTAAAATDATIPGLDPAEAERLRDRLTELGEARSAGL from the coding sequence ATGGAGACGGGGAGCCCGGAGGGCAGCGGGACGATGGGCCCGGGCATGGTGACGGCGGAGGCCGAACCGGCGTGGACCGGGCTGCCGCCCGGCCTGCTGCGCATGCGACGACTGTTGCTGGTGGTGTGGTTGGGGGCGTTGACCCTGGCCACGGGTCTGTTGCCGGGGCTGCTGGCCGGTCCCGCGTGGGCGGCGTTCGCGCTGCTGCCGGCGGCGCTGATGGTGTGGGGCTGGGTGCTGATCGGCCGCAACTGGCGCTCCTGGCGGTACGCCGAGCGCGCCGACGACCTGCTGATCAGCCGTGGCGTGCTGTGGCACACCGTGACGGTGGTGCCGTACGGCCGCATGCAGCTGGTCGAGGTGACCTCCGGTCCCGTCGAGCGGCACTTCGGGCTGGCCAGCGTCCAGCTGCACACGGCCGCCGCCGCGACCGACGCGACCATCCCCGGCCTCGACCCGGCCGAGGCGGAACGGCTGCGCGACCGGCTCACCGAGCTGGGCGAAGCACGATCGGCGGGGCTGTGA
- a CDS encoding NADH-quinone oxidoreductase subunit D, translating into MTPTTETTVGIGGAAESTDMVLNIGPQHPSTHGVLRLRLLLDGERITRAEPVIGYMHRGAEKLFEARDYRQIIMLANRHDWLSAFSNELGVVLGVERMLGMEVPERAVWTRTLLAELNRMLNHLMFLGSYPLELGGITPVFYAFREREVLQNVMEEVSGGRMHYMFNRVGGLKEDLPAGWTARARAAVSGVRSRMDRFDDLVLGNEIFRGRTRGVGYLAPATVHAYGVSGPIARASGVDFDLRRDEPYLAYGELQDTLKVVTRTEGDCLARFECLLDQTHNALDLADACLDRIAELPPGPINQRLPKVLKAPEGHTYAWTENPLGINGYYLVSKGDKTPYRLKLRSASYNNIQALTELLPGTLVADMVAILGSMFFVVGDIDK; encoded by the coding sequence ATGACTCCTACGACGGAGACCACGGTCGGAATCGGCGGCGCCGCGGAGAGCACCGACATGGTGCTCAACATCGGCCCTCAGCACCCGTCCACACACGGCGTGCTGCGCCTGCGGCTGCTCCTGGACGGGGAGCGCATCACGCGCGCGGAGCCGGTGATCGGCTATATGCACCGCGGCGCGGAGAAGCTGTTCGAGGCGCGCGACTACCGCCAGATCATCATGCTCGCCAACCGTCACGACTGGCTGTCCGCCTTCTCCAACGAGCTGGGCGTCGTCCTCGGCGTGGAGCGCATGCTCGGCATGGAGGTGCCCGAGCGCGCGGTGTGGACGCGCACGCTGCTCGCGGAGCTCAACCGGATGCTGAACCACCTGATGTTCCTCGGCTCGTACCCGCTGGAGCTGGGTGGCATCACGCCGGTCTTCTACGCGTTCCGGGAGCGCGAGGTCCTCCAGAACGTCATGGAGGAGGTGTCCGGCGGGCGGATGCACTACATGTTCAACCGCGTCGGCGGCCTCAAGGAGGACCTGCCGGCCGGCTGGACCGCACGCGCGCGTGCCGCCGTCTCGGGGGTGCGCTCGCGCATGGACCGGTTCGACGACCTGGTCCTCGGCAACGAGATCTTCCGGGGGCGCACGCGGGGCGTGGGATACCTCGCGCCGGCGACCGTGCACGCGTACGGCGTGAGCGGGCCGATCGCGCGCGCCTCGGGCGTCGACTTCGACCTGCGCCGCGACGAGCCGTATCTGGCCTACGGGGAGCTGCAGGACACCCTCAAGGTCGTCACGCGCACCGAGGGCGACTGTCTCGCCCGGTTCGAGTGCCTGCTGGATCAGACGCACAACGCGCTCGACCTCGCCGACGCCTGTCTGGACCGGATCGCCGAGCTGCCGCCGGGGCCGATCAACCAGCGGCTCCCCAAGGTGCTGAAGGCGCCCGAGGGGCACACGTACGCGTGGACCGAGAATCCGCTCGGGATCAACGGCTACTACCTCGTCAGCAAGGGCGACAAGACGCCGTACCGGCTGAAGCTGCGCTCCGCCTCGTACAACAACATCCAGGCGCTGACCGAGCTGCTGCCGGGGACGCTGGTGGCGGACATGGTGGCGATTCTGGGGTCGATGTTCTTCGTGGTGGGGGACATCGACAAGTAG